Proteins from a single region of Thalassophryne amazonica chromosome 22, fThaAma1.1, whole genome shotgun sequence:
- the mettl25 gene encoding methyltransferase-like protein 25 — MSPSVYTLTDVHRRIDEVKRFLSVALRIANAHTVEFYTHGTWARFVAVSPEEVLSAISLQGAPEHKGDNQPVREAFTEKPRTTFGFCNDTSRLINTDELLKAAKAHSLPSLSVCTSRDELLEVLRRNQSDAAPAHTGAGLEPDEFMNLKKSHEVQCMSEVVSSLARYCGVKQVIDVGSGKGYLSSFLSLQYGLHIYGIDSSSTNTHGAQERNRKLKRFSRAYQKNRKAARDQGGAACSGVDEEAGVLCGAEERERREEEKVPPPKSMSLSESTSLNPEAEELFLSALSLGLTQTTSQRVPPDQLSAEERERRKQENLERKARNRAKSAAGLFSPLTSFVTECTELGELIKELQEAVVVGLHTCGDLAPNTLRMFAAKPELASACSVGCCYHLLSEEFDPDGHGSLHGARGFPLSQYLRDQSWFCSRNARMSACLALERVSLGQGIQMESLFYRAVLHVILRDHYSSFKSEKRVGNVYSKAKSFVDYVQRALRKLDLDEFKLSESVIQGYHDTYRPRMGEMQAFNMLKVTLAPCIEGLILLDRLCYLKEQENVAFSALVQLFDPLLSPRCYAVIGVKRFRELQTDDAEEHNCDARPCD; from the exons ATGTCTCCGTCTGTTTACACGCTCACAGACGTTCACAGACGGATAGACGAAGTCAAACGTTTCTTGTCTGTCGCTCTCAGAATCGCTAACGCGCACACCGTGGAGTTTTACACGCACGGCACGTGGGCCCGGTTCGTGGCTGTTTCACCGGAGGAAGTCCTGTCCGCCATCAGCCTGCAGGGGGCGCCAGAACACAAAGGAGACAATCAGCCCGTCAGAGAGGCGTTTACAG AGAAACCCAGAACCACATTTGGGTTTTGCAATGATACAAGTCGCCTCATAAATACTGATGAACTGCTGAAGGCGGCCAAGGCTCACTCACTTCCCAGCCTCAGCGTCTGCACTAGCAGGGACGAACTCCTAGAGGTCCTCAGACGGAACCAGTCCGATGCTGCACCAGCGCACACAG GTGCCGGTCTGGAGCCAGATGAGTTTATGAACTTAAAGAAGTCCCATGAAGTCCAGTGCATGTCTGAGGTGGTGTCCTCGCTGGCTCGCTACTGTGGAgtcaaacag GTGATCGACGTGGGTTCAGGGAAGGGCTATCTGAGCTCCTTCTTGTCCCTGCAGTACGGCCTCCACATCTACGGTATCGACTCCTCCAGCACCAACACCCACGGAGCCCAGGAGAGGAACAGGAAGCTGAAGAGGTTCTCCAGAGCGTACCAGAAAAACAGGAAGGCAGCAAGGGACCAAGGAGGGGCGGCGTGCTCTGGAGTGGATGAAGAAGCTGGTGTTTTATGCGGCGCAGAAGAGCGGGAGCGGCGGGAGGAGGAGAAGGTTCCACCACCAAAGTCAATGAGTCTCTCAGAGTCCACCAGTCTAAATCCAGAAGCAGAGGAGCTGTTTCTCAGCGCTTTATCACTGGGTCTGACACAGACGACGTCTCAAAGAGTTCCTCCAGACCAACTGAGtgctgaggagagagagagaaggaagcaGGAAAACCTGGAGAGGAAAGCTCGCAACAGAGCCAAAAGCGCCGCTGGCCTGTTCTCACCTCTCACATCCTTCGTCACTGAGTGCACAGAGCTCGGCGAGCTCATCAAGGAGCTCCAG GAGGCGGTCGTGGTCGGCCTCCACACGTGCGGCGACTTGGCTCCCAACACGCTGAGGATGTTCGCGGCCAAACCAGAGCTAGCGTCAGCGTGTAGTGTGGGCTGCTGCTACCACCTGCTGTCCGAGGAGTTTGACCCTGACGGCCACG GGAGTTTGCACGGTGCACGTGGATTCCCCTTGAGTCAGTACCTCCGGGACCAGTcctggttctgcagcagaaacgcCAGGATGTCAGCCTGCTTG GCACTGGAGAGAGTTTCACTTGGCCAAGGT ATTCAGATGGAGTCTCTGTTTTATCGGGCAGTGCTTCATGTGATTCTGAGGGACCATTATAGTTCCTTTAAAAG TGAAAAGCGAGTTGGAAATGTCTACTCCAAAGCAAAATCATTTGTAGACTATGTTCAGCGAGCTCTCCGAAAACTGGACCTGGATGAATTCAAG CTTTCTGAGAGCGTCATCCAGGGTTACCATGACACTTACAGGCCGCGGATGGGCGAGATGCAGGCCTTTAATATG TTGAAAGTAACCCTGGCTCCATGTATAGAAGGTCTAATTCTCCTTGATCGACTGTGTTATCTGAAAGAACAG GAAAACGTTGCGTTCTCTGCACTGGTGCAGCTCTTTGATCCTCTGCTGTCACCGAGGTGTTACGCTGTCATCGGAGTGAAGAGGTTCAGAGAATTACAAACCGATGATGCAGAAGAACACAATTGCGACGCCCGTCCTTGTGATTAA